CAGGTGGGAGGGTGTGCGGAGCAGAGGGTCGGAGGCGGGAGGCTGCAGGACGCTGGGATGGCGGTCCCACCGGGTCAGAGGTCGACCTCGGCCGGTCCAGTCCTGGCGGACCTGGTTCGAGGCGTGGCTGGTGTGTCTCAGGACCCCGCTGgggtgccccagccctggggagaGGCTACCCAGGCCGAACGAAGGAGAGGACACCCCCTTCCCAGCTGGTCATCGGCCTCCTCCATCGATCTGTGTGCCGGAGTGAGGGCGGGTGTTGGGTCTGAGTCGCGAATTCTCCCGGCCTAGTGTCTGTCCGAGGTTTGAGGACCCCTTTTGTGACACAGGGCCCGAAGTTGGCCGTGGGTGACCCagtgcctgagtttgaatccagCTCCACCCAATTTTGTGACCTTCGACAACTTCAGAGAGTCTCATGTTTCTCATTTCTAATATGGGACTTACGATAGGAGCTACCTGGAAGTTGTTGCGAGGATGAATGAAGTTCATAGGCGTGAAGCCTTCAGAACACTCCCTGGCACAAGGGAAAGCCTATGAAGAGTCCTTCTCAGCACCCCCCTCTTCCAGCTGGCCCCACGTTacagcctccctccacccccgtCACCAAATTTACCTACTCACTGGGGCCTCCTGGGCTGGGGGCCGCCGGCCGAGTCTCTCGGGAGGGcgcggggggctgggggtgctggaaaggagaggcaggctccagagCGGTAGGGGTTGCCGCTCATTGGGTCGGGCCAAGAGCGCCCCCTGGGGGCTGCTGCGGGCGTAGCGGAGGCGGGTCTAGGGATGGTCCAGCCCCACCCGCTGGGTCGCGGAGCCCCGGGGTCCGGACTCGCTGGAATAGGCCGCGGGCCCCGGCGGAGGTTGCTACCTGAACGCGCACAGACGAGGCCGAGGCCGGCAGCCAGCGCGGCGCCCAGCACGAAGGCCGCCACCACCAGCGCCACCACCGGCGCGGGCTCCAGGGCCGCCGGGGCCGGCGCAGGCGGCTCGGGGCGCACGGCTCGGCCGGGGACGCCCTTGGACGGCCCTGTGGGGAACACAAAACGGAGACTGGGCTCAGGCCCCAGctgtccttcccacccccctcccccgaccccaggGACCCCTGCGGAGGAGAACTGCGCGCTCACTGGGGGGTGGCCGCGGCACCGTGACCACGATGGGCTGCGTCAGCGTGTGCAGGTGGGGGCTGTCGGCACCCGGGCTCtcgccgctgccgctgccgctgccccTGCCGGCGCCCGCGCACGCCTCATCCCGAGGCAGACACTGTGGGCAGGAGGAGGCAAGGGATGGGGATGTCAGGCCCCAGGGTTCAGGGGCCTGTCCCCAGGGCCCTCAGGGCCCCCCAAGAGATCTAAGTGTCCAGCTCTCTGTTGCAACCGGGAGGCGCACCAATAAGCCCCTGGAAACCCGACCCCCTGAGAGGTCCCCGAGCCCGGCGCCCAAGATGTACAAGCAGCCAGCCACCCGGCCTGAGGACTCCAAATTTCAGCCCCTCAGAGTCACACGACCCGATTCTCTGAGAACATTGGATAACCAGAAATTTGGCCCCTTAGCCGCCTTCCGCATCCAgccacccagcccctcccagaGCAAGCCCAGTGCTCCTTCCCCGCCCGCTGAGGAACCCTTGTGCGGAGACCCACAGGCCCCCCTCTCGGTCCTTGTGCCCAGCCACCAGACTGAGAGACCCAGTGACTATCCCCAGCCCTGAGGGGCCCTTGTCGTCCAGGCTCCATAGCGTCGGCCCCCTAGATCCACAAACTCCGAGGGGCTCCTCCTTTAGAGGCCAGAGGGTCCATGCCCAACCCCCGACTGGCCCAGGCGCCCAGATTCCCTGCCGGGTGCCCGCGCACCAGCGAGGGCGGGGGCAGCGTCAGAGGCGCGGGCGTCCGGCGGGCTCCCCGGAGGCGGCGGCAGCGACTCAGCTGGCAGTGCAGGAACTGCACCGAGGCGTTGAAGACCGGGCGCAGGCGGAAGCTGAAGCGCGCGGGACGGGCAGCACccgggagcggcggcggcggcggcgggaagACGACCGAGGAGTCGGCGGGGCAGCCCCCGCGCAGCAGCGCCAGGGCGGGCCCCGGGGCCGGCCGGGAGGACGGTGTCACTGAGCAGCGGTGCAGGACGAGGTCCCAGCGCGGAGAGGGACGGGCCAGGGCCGCCTAGGAGGCGGGGTCGCCATCAGCACCCGCCGCCCCGCATCAGGCccggccccccctccccggcGGGCCCCGCGTCCACACCTGCACGAACACGCGGCTGTCGGCCGGGATCTCGAGCGGCCCCGCGCGGCGCGGGAAGGCGTCCTCCGCGTCGGACAGCTCCAGGCTGAAAAGGGGTCGGCGCAGCCAGGGCCCGGGCGCCGCCGGGAATGGGGGCGCTGGCGGGGAGAAAGGGCAGCCCGAAGGACAAGGACGAGGCCGCGCTCTCCCTTAGACCCTCCAGGCGAGTGACCCAACCTCCCCGCCTCTGCCGCCTCCTTGGGAAAATGGGTGCTGTTTCGGTGAGGGGTGCACCCACGCCCCGCTCCGCGCCTGGCTCACTGCTGGCAGAGTCGCTGTGTGTCCCCTGAAGACCCAGGGGCTGTCCACAGTCCAGCAACCGAGGCTGGGCGCAAAGCCACTCGCCTCTGCAGGAGACCCCCTTCCCGGACCTCGATTTCTCCACCCAGAGCGGGCCAGGGAATCCCTGGCTGGgaagttgaggggtgcctgatgggggggggggcggtcagcaACCCCAGGGGCCCAGGCTGCTCTGTGGTGGCAGCAGCTTTCAGGGAGGGTGCCGGCCCCACCCCTTCCTTTCCAAGGGTACTGTGACCAGGAGGGAGGGTGCTGTCCCCTTGCCCTTTGGCACAGCTGAAGCTCAGCCAGGCTGCGGGGGTCTCCGGCTTCTCCATTCCTCCAGGTTCCTCACCGAGGGCAGCAGTAGCAAAgggtggggacacacacacacacgcgcgcgcccTCTGCCTTGGGGAGGCACTCGGCTGGCATCCTTGTCAAGTGTTTTCaggacacccccccacccccgtttccTAAACGCATTTGAACACTCCTCCCCTACAGCCATTGACCTTAGCCTAACTGGCAGGGACTCTGAAGAAGTCGGGGGTCCAGGAGCATCTGGACACAGAGGCAGACCCCACCCGCTCCCCCAGGCAGGGATGAGAAAGGGCAGCACAGGGATGGCAGCGTGACAGGCCCCGTCCCCAGCCTCTACGTACCAGGTGGCCCGCTGGGCAAGGTGGAGACCCCCGAGAGCAGGGCCAGGAGCAGGAGTGCAGCACCTGGCATGCTGGACTGGCAGTCAGGTGTGCCCCAGCAGCCGAGGCGCCAGCAGGCGGCACCCAGGCCTGGCAAGTAGGCAGGCAGCCCTGTCCTTGGCTGAGCGGCCACCCCAGGAGGCAGGGCGCGGGGGCGGTGGACTGAAGGGTGTACATCAGAGCCAGCACCCAAGGCCTGCCGGGGATTAAGGGCTCCTCTCTGGCCAACCTGTGGCCatcggggttggggggggggaggtccctCACCCCGGTCGCTCGGCATCGGGCAGCTCACTACAAATACCGCCCTACCAGGCCCTGGACTGGCTCCAGTCTCCCCTCCACGCAGAGGAAGGCACTACGCCCGCGGCCCCCAAGCTCAGGGCTCACAGCCCCTTCCCACCCGGTCCTGCCGAGCTCTAGACACACAGAGACACGatggaagaaaagggaggggTTTTATTCTCAAGCGTCTAAGGATTTACAAACAAgggcatttcattttaaaaagggacaGGGGAATACTGGCGACCAGAGAAGGGGGCTGTGGGCCACCCCAGGCCCCTGCCCGCCCGCTCCACCCTCTGCCTGGTCAAGAGGGAGGGCTGGTGACCGGTGACGGAGGGCAGgtcaggaaagaggcagaggggaagaggtTCCCCCAGAACTCCCACTTAACACTgaaggagggcaggggtgggcagacacactcacaaaacagaaaatagttaaataaaagtaaatccaGGTGGCCGGCCTAGGGC
The Panthera uncia isolate 11264 chromosome A2, Puncia_PCG_1.0, whole genome shotgun sequence genome window above contains:
- the TGFBR3L gene encoding LOW QUALITY PROTEIN: transforming growth factor-beta receptor type 3-like protein (The sequence of the model RefSeq protein was modified relative to this genomic sequence to represent the inferred CDS: inserted 2 bases in 1 codon) yields the protein MPGAALLLLALLSGVSTLPSGPPGPPPPPSGTPQLPSQGFPGPLWVEKSRSGKGVSCRGEWLCAQPRLLDCGQPLGLQGTHSDSASSEPGAERGVGAPLTETAPIFPRRRQRRGGWVTRLEGLRESAASSLSFGLPFXSPPAPPFPAAPGPWLRRPLFSLELSDAEDAFPRRAGPLEIPADSRVFVQAALARPSPRWDLVLHRCSVTPSSRPAPGPALALLRGGCPADSSVVFPPPPPPLPGAARPARFSFRLRPVFNASVQFLHCQLSRCRRLRGARRTPAPLTLPPPSLCLPRDEACAGAGRGSGSGSGESPGADSPHLHTLTQPIVVTVPRPPPRPSKGVPGRAVRPEPPAPAPAALEPAPVVALVVAAFVLGAALAAGLGLVCARSGSNLRRGPRPIPASPDPGAPRPSGWGWTIPRPASATPAAAPRGRSWPDPMSGNPYRSGACLSFPAPPAPRALPRDSAGGPQPRRPQ